The following coding sequences are from one Maniola jurtina chromosome 14, ilManJurt1.1, whole genome shotgun sequence window:
- the LOC123872120 gene encoding uncharacterized protein LOC123872120 isoform X1, with amino-acid sequence MEAQTATPQPECECGVHPSVFYLLATLLLTSCSTAMLCAAIMTEHWEHVSWERAALAALANASNMALNWMLDEKVVKVGTRSYSVSFSCSTAMLCAAIMTEHWEHVSWERAAIAALANASNMALNWMLDEKVVKVGTRSYSISSSCSTAMLCAAIMTEHWEHVSWERAALAALANASNTALNRMLDEKVVKIEDTNSKKGGGTFLVPMNGGIWTMCVSLEDEEVSILSRAGFPKEPLCTNYLADDEDEEQRGDWQHRMQNLSISCALVCLIVLGSAALVGAFGLCKHQISAVLVTGVMYLLAGLFAMFTLMIIHFKRVQRVSTRGSPHVDDTADGVIGPRYPALPLLSAREFTTSWSLELGWGGVALATTTSLLWILLSKIMRYNPISSMLL; translated from the exons CTGTTCAACAGCGATGCTCTGCGCTGCCATCATGACAGAGCACTGGGAGCATGTGTCGTGGGAACGCGCCGCCCTCGCCGCTCTCGCCAACGCCTCCAACATGGCGCTTAACTGGATGCTTGATGAGAAAGTCGTGAAGGTAGGCACCAGATCTTACTCTGTTAGTTTCAGCTGTTCAACAGCGATGCTCTGCGCTGCCATCATGACAGAGCATTGGGAGCATGTGTCGTGGGAACGCGCCGCCATCGCCGCTCTCGCCAACGCCTCCAACATGGCGCTTAACTGGATGCTTGATGAGAAAGTCGTGAAGGTAGGCACCAGATCTTACTCTATTAGTTCCAGCTGTTCAACAGCGATGCTCTGCGCTGCCATCATGACAGAGCATTGGGAGCATGTGTCGTGGGAACGCGCTGCCCTCGCCGCTCTCGCCAACGCCTCCAACACGGCGCTTAACCGGATGCTTGATGAGAAAGTCGTCAAG ATCGAGGATACGAACTCCAAGAAAGGTGGTGGTACCTTTTTGGTCCCAATGAATGGTGGTATTTGGACCATGTGCGTGTCTCTTGaag acGAAGAAGTATCGATATTGTCAAGAGCCGGATTTCCAAAAGAGCCGCTGTGCACAAATTATTTGGCTGACGACGAAGACGAAGAACAAAGGGGTGACTGGCAACATC gTATGCAGAATCTGTCCATTTCGTGTGCGCTGGTATGTCTCATCGTGTTGGGAAGCGCAGCGTTGGTTGGCGCCTTTGGTCTCTGCAAACACCAAATCAGCGCTGTTCTAGTCACTGGCGTTATGTATCTTCTAGCCG GTCTATTCGCAATGTTCACACTAATGATAATCCACTTCAAACGCGTCCAAAGAGTTTCAACCCGAGGAAGCCCACACGTGGACGACACAGCCGACGGGGTCATAGGCCCACGCTACCCCGCTCTACCCTTACTATCAGCAAGAGAGTTCACTACCTCATGGTCTTTGGAACTAGGGTGGGGTGGTGTGGCTTTGGCAACCACTACTTCACTCTTGTGGATATTGCTGTCAAAAATAATGAGATACAATCCTATATCGTCTATGCTGTTGtga